From the Bacteroidia bacterium genome, one window contains:
- a CDS encoding thioredoxin family protein has protein sequence MKTIFLLITALFLCTGSAAAQAPDIIGPMSIADMIELPGWFTEDFLAYAPQPEYANAIPAHMGDVEILCVLGTWCSDSKREVPRMIRILQAKNIAPEKLILIGVDRSKRDPDGVAQRYTIERVPTFIFLRGGKEIGRIVEAPMASLEKDMLGIIDPNAGKAAPPPPQLPPPPITIEHPDGSVQQHEGQHDPGAHHPDGHHPPHPHDHEHPQPQADPQPPK, from the coding sequence ATGAAGACGATTTTTCTCCTCATCACCGCACTGTTCCTGTGTACCGGCAGCGCAGCCGCGCAGGCGCCGGATATCATCGGACCCATGAGCATCGCGGATATGATCGAATTACCCGGTTGGTTCACCGAGGATTTCCTTGCCTACGCGCCGCAGCCGGAGTACGCGAACGCGATTCCCGCGCACATGGGCGACGTGGAAATTCTCTGTGTTCTCGGGACCTGGTGTTCCGACAGCAAGCGCGAAGTCCCGCGCATGATTCGCATACTTCAGGCAAAGAACATCGCACCCGAGAAACTCATACTGATCGGTGTGGACCGCTCGAAACGCGATCCGGACGGTGTCGCGCAGCGCTACACCATCGAGCGCGTTCCGACCTTCATATTTTTGCGCGGCGGGAAGGAAATCGGCCGCATCGTGGAAGCGCCCATGGCCAGTCTGGAAAAGGACATGCTCGGCATCATTGATCCCAACGCGGGCAAGGCCGCTCCGCCGCCGCCGCAGCTTCCTCCTCCGCCCATCACCATCGAGCATCCCGACGGAAGCGTCCAGCAGCATGAAGGGCAGCATGATCCCGGCGCGCATCATCCCGACGGCCATCATCCGCCGCATCCCCACGATCACGAACACCCGCAGCCGCAGGCGGATCCGCAGCCGCCGAAATAG
- a CDS encoding NAD(+)/NADH kinase, which translates to MTTADSVVFGLFGNAGKPAAVEAVHSTIQFLEEHEIAFLVETDIAGMLGFSPDEDSSGAVATRAELGRQSDFAVTFGGDGTMLMALQWTLPWDTPVLGVNLGKLGFLADVSVPEVPWAIGQILQDRHTVERRMTITGRIEGVPQEISALNDIVIGKSGTAKIIGIDAWVNGEFLASFLADGIIISTPTGSTAYSLATGGPVVVPSSEVIIISPISAHTLTARPVIVPGSSVITLRASTDEGMLMVMNDGQPVVHDARETAMEISRGRHSAALIKNLGPNYFETLRTKLSWAQDGRMQLPIHHHTAQ; encoded by the coding sequence ATGACAACAGCAGACAGCGTGGTATTCGGCCTTTTCGGCAATGCCGGGAAGCCGGCAGCGGTGGAAGCGGTACACAGCACCATACAGTTTCTCGAGGAACACGAGATCGCCTTCCTTGTGGAAACGGACATCGCCGGCATGCTCGGATTCAGCCCCGACGAGGATTCGTCCGGTGCCGTGGCCACACGTGCCGAGCTCGGCAGGCAATCGGATTTTGCCGTCACCTTCGGCGGGGACGGAACCATGCTCATGGCGCTGCAATGGACGCTGCCGTGGGACACTCCCGTGCTGGGAGTGAATCTCGGGAAGCTGGGTTTTCTGGCCGATGTATCCGTTCCCGAAGTACCCTGGGCCATCGGGCAGATTCTTCAGGACCGCCACACGGTGGAGCGGCGCATGACCATCACCGGACGGATCGAGGGTGTGCCGCAGGAGATTTCTGCGCTCAATGACATCGTCATCGGAAAGAGCGGGACGGCGAAAATCATCGGAATCGACGCGTGGGTCAACGGCGAATTCCTCGCGTCTTTTCTTGCGGATGGTATCATTATTTCCACCCCCACCGGTTCCACCGCCTATTCTCTGGCGACAGGCGGCCCCGTGGTCGTGCCGTCCAGCGAAGTGATCATCATCAGTCCGATCAGTGCGCATACGTTGACGGCGCGTCCGGTGATCGTGCCCGGAAGCAGCGTCATCACCCTCCGTGCGAGCACGGACGAGGGCATGCTCATGGTGATGAACGACGGCCAGCCGGTGGTGCACGACGCGCGCGAGACCGCGATGGAGATTTCACGGGGGCGACACAGCGCTGCCTTGATCAAGAACCTCGGGCCGAATTATTTTGAAACACTGCGCACCAAACTCAGTTGGGCGCAGGACGGCAGAATGCAGCTGCCCATACATCACCACACTGCACAATAA
- the apbC gene encoding iron-sulfur cluster carrier protein ApbC: MTQQSYFNEQDVLTALSVVSAPYMTIDMVAAGMVRDVVIEGTDLQCTLVYRVPKLAVASAFEEVVRAALSKHLPHLGTVTITSLTEIPASADVATRGILPGVKNTIAVASGKGGVGKSTVAVNLAVALAQSGATVGLIDADIYGPSIPLMMKVDEQPRAYRDGEKTRLLPTERYGVQLMSIGFLVRPEDALIWRGPMAGGALKQFLTDVDWEDLDYLLFDLPPGTGDIQLTLSQSLPLTGAVIVTTPQDIALADARKGFRMFEKVAVPILGMVENMSYHVCSQCGHRDEIFHHGGGRATAEELHVPFLGEIPLTTRVREGGDQGTPIVVLEPESAVAKSFMDAALQLAGSVSQRNLTEPGTPSIDISL, encoded by the coding sequence ATGACTCAGCAATCGTATTTCAATGAACAGGACGTCCTCACCGCGTTGAGCGTGGTGTCGGCTCCATACATGACAATAGACATGGTCGCAGCCGGCATGGTACGCGATGTGGTCATCGAGGGGACCGACCTGCAGTGTACCCTGGTGTACCGGGTACCGAAACTGGCCGTTGCGTCGGCGTTCGAGGAGGTAGTCCGCGCAGCACTTTCGAAGCATCTCCCTCATCTGGGTACGGTGACCATTACATCACTGACGGAGATTCCCGCATCAGCGGACGTCGCTACACGCGGGATACTGCCCGGTGTGAAAAACACTATCGCCGTCGCCAGCGGGAAGGGCGGTGTGGGAAAATCCACTGTCGCCGTCAATCTGGCCGTCGCGCTGGCACAGAGCGGCGCCACGGTGGGACTTATCGACGCCGATATTTACGGTCCGAGCATTCCGCTGATGATGAAGGTGGACGAGCAACCGCGCGCCTATCGCGACGGGGAGAAGACGCGTCTGCTGCCGACGGAACGCTACGGCGTGCAGCTCATGTCCATCGGTTTTCTCGTGCGGCCCGAAGACGCCCTCATCTGGCGTGGCCCCATGGCCGGGGGCGCACTGAAGCAGTTCCTCACCGACGTGGACTGGGAAGACCTCGATTATCTGCTCTTCGATCTCCCTCCGGGTACCGGTGATATACAGCTCACGCTCAGCCAGTCCCTTCCGCTTACGGGAGCCGTGATTGTCACAACCCCGCAGGACATAGCGCTGGCGGATGCGCGCAAAGGATTCCGTATGTTCGAGAAAGTGGCCGTCCCCATCCTCGGCATGGTCGAAAACATGAGCTACCACGTCTGCAGTCAGTGCGGACATCGCGACGAGATTTTCCATCACGGCGGCGGCCGCGCCACGGCGGAAGAGCTGCATGTACCCTTCCTCGGCGAAATTCCGCTCACCACGCGTGTGCGCGAGGGAGGTGATCAGGGGACGCCCATCGTCGTACTCGAACCGGAGAGCGCTGTCGCGAAAAGCTTCATGGACGCCGCGCTGCAACTTGCCGGCAGCGTCAGTCAGCGCAATCTGACCGAACCGGGAACTCCCTCCATCGATATTTCCCTGTGA
- a CDS encoding NifU family protein: protein MAIDDIGQARQIIERSLEDMRPHFREDGGDIMLVDVDHEGIVEVRFLGECAQCPMALMTLRAGVERLLMLALPGIKRIEMV from the coding sequence ATGGCAATTGACGATATCGGGCAGGCCCGGCAGATTATCGAGCGCTCGCTTGAAGACATGCGTCCCCATTTTCGCGAGGATGGGGGCGACATCATGCTCGTGGACGTCGATCATGAGGGTATTGTCGAAGTGCGATTTCTCGGTGAATGCGCGCAATGCCCCATGGCGCTCATGACGCTCCGCGCCGGCGTCGAGCGCTTGCTCATGCTTGCGCTGCCGGGAATCAAGCGTATCGAGATGGTATAG